The Fusobacterium massiliense DNA window TTGTATTCATCAAAATAGATCTGTTAATGATGGAATGGCTATAAATGCTCAAAAAGATACACTTCCTTTAATAACAATATTAGATGATAAGCAAAAAGAATTTTCTTTTAAGAAAATTTTAGCTGACTACTTAAAAGTAGAAGAAGATAAAATTTTAAGTTATGATTTAAATTTATATTCAAGGGAAAAAGGAAGTTTTGTTGGATTAAATCAAGAGTTTATTTCAATAGGTAGATTAGATAATTTAGCCGCATTTCATGCTGGAATAATGGCTCTTGTTGATAGTAAAGATAAGAATAATACTTGTATAGTAGTAGGATATGACAATGAAGAAGTTGGTTCAAGTTCAGTTCAAGGAGCAGATAGCCCAGCATTAAAAAATATATTAGAAAGAATTTCTAATGCAATGGGATTGTCATTTGAAGAACATCAACAAGCAATTGTAAATTCTTTTGTTATATCAAATGATGCTGCTCATTCAATTCATCCAAATTATTTAGAAAAATCAGATCCAACAAATGAGCCAAAATTAAATCATGGACCAATAGTTAAAATGGCAGCTAATAAGTCATACATAACAGATGGATATTCTCATGCAGTTATAGAAAAAATAGCAAAAGAGGCAGGAGTTCCTATTCAAACTTTTGTAAATCGTTCTGATTTAAAAGGAGGAACAACAATAGGCCCTATTCAACAAGCCCATTTAAGAATACTAGGAATAGATATAGGAAGTCCATTACTTTCTATGCATTCTGTTAGAGAACTTGGTGGTGTAGACGACCATTTACATCTATATAAATTAGTTAGTAAGTTTTTTGAAATATAATACTAAATTGTTATAGAAACTCTATTTTTATAATATAATTATCGAAATAATAAAAAAATAAATAGGGAGGTAATATTTTGGAAGCAAAAACTCAAAAAATTGAAGTATTAATGAGTTCAACAAATACGATATTTTCTATTCCAGTTTATCAAAGAGATTATAATTGGGAAGAAAGACAGTGTAAAACTTTATTTAAGGATATTTTGAACATTGGAAAAGATATATCTAAATTTTCTCATTTTATTGGAAGTATAGTTTATATTAAAGATAATGTATATGTTACAGATGATAAAAAAGATTTAGAAATAATTGATGGGCAACAAAGAATAACAACTTTAACTTTATTATATATTGCACTTTATCATGTGCTAAAAAGTAAGGAAGAATATAAAATAAAAGCTGAACAAATATATGAACAATACTTAATAAACAAATATTCAGAGAAAACTATAAAATTAAAATTATTACCTCCAGAAGAAAACTTAATAATTGTAGATATGATATTAAGAGAAGATTTTAAGAATTTAACTGATTATGAAGAAAGTAATTTTTATAAAAATTATATGTTTTTTAAAAATGAATTTGATAAAGTAGATAAAGAAGAAATTAAAAATATGGTTGAATGTATAATAAATGGCTTTAATAAATTAATTTTTATTGAAATTAGTCTTGAAAAAGGAAAAGATGAACCACAAAAAATTTTTGAAAGTCTTAATTCAACTGGGTTAGCATTATCACAGGCAGATTTGATCAGAAATTATATTTTAATGGGGTTAGAAAGAAATATCCAAAATGAAGTATACAGAAATTATTGGCTATCTATTGAGAATAATTGTAAAGTAAAGAATATTCAGAATAAAAATATTGAAACTTATACTTCTGATTTTATTAGAGACTACTTAACATTTAAAACAGGTGAAATTCCCTCTAAAAATAGAGTTTTTGAAATATTTAAAAAATATTATATAAGAGAAAATAAAGAATTAGAAGAATTAAAAAATATAAAGAATGTTTCTTATATTTATAGTTTAATTTTAAATCCTAGTTTAGAAAAAAATAAGGAACTTAAAGAAGAATTAAAAAATTTACAATTATTAGGATACTCTGTTATAAATCCATTTTTAATAGGTCTTATCAAATTATTTAAAGAAGATCAAATTAAAGAAAATGAAATGTTAGAAATATTAAATTTGATCCAAAGTTATTTATGGAGAAGATATATAACAGGTATTCCAACAAATTCTTTAAATAGTATATTTCAAAATTTATACTTAAGAATTTTTGAAAGAAAAAATTTAGAAAATAGCCATATAGCTGAACTTGAAAAAATATTATTAGAGAAAGATTTCCCAACAGATGAGGAACTTAAAGAAGAATTGAAAATTAAAAATATTTATAAAGAAAAAGAAAGATTAAAATATATATTCAAAAAGATAGAAAATTATAATCATAAAGAACTTATAGATTTTGATAATGAGAATATTACCATTGAACATATTTTTCCACAAAAACCAACAGATGACTGGGAAAGAGATTTAGGAAATCAAATAGAGCATATGATAACCTTTAAAGATACTATTTCTAATCTAACTTTAACAGGAAGTAATCCAAATTTAAGTAATAAAACTTTTAAAGAAAAAAGAGATTTTTCAAACCATGGATATAAAGATAGTAAATTATATGTAAATAAATATTTAGCTGATTTAGAAAAATGGGATATTACAGAAATGGAAAAAAGATTTGAAATTCTTTTCAGTGATATATTAAAAATCTGGAAAAGACCCGAAGTAAAAAATAAAACTTCAGAAAATTTAATATTTTTTTTAAGTGGGAATATAACTTCAGGTAGTGGTAGATTACTTGAAGATGGTAAAAAATTTGAGCTATTCAAAGATTCTGAACTAATGTTAGAAGAAAAAATAGCTATTGGTATATTAAATGAAAGTTTAAAAGTTTTAGAAAAACTTAAAGAAAAAAAATTAATAGAAAAATTAGAAAATAAGTATATATTGAAAGAGAATTATATTTGTAACTCGCCTAGTGGAGCTTTAAAATTAGTTTTAGGTTACTCTGGAAATGGTTGGAGTAGTTGGAAAACTTATGATGGAAAAATTTTAGATGAGCTTAGAAAAGAAAAATAAGACTATGAAATAATTATTAGTTTCTTTACAAATAAAAAAGGTATTTATTACTATTATTGGTTAATAGAATATAGATACCTTTTTTTAATAATCTCTAAACTTGTAGAACTCATATGGCTATCAAGAGATTTTTTTATAAGTTTTTAATAATTTCTATAAATTTATCAACATCTTCTTCTTTTGTAGCCCAAGAGGTAACAAATCTAGAACTTACATCATTACCTATTCCAAAAAATTCTACAGAAAAAATAACTTGTTTTTCTAATTCTCTTATTTGATCTTTGCTTAAATTAACAAAAATTTGATTGGTATAGGAATCAGTAGCTAATTCTATGCCATTTTCAATAAAAGCTTTTTTAATTTTCATAGCCATTTGATTAGCATGAACACCTATTCTGTAATATAGGTCATCTTTAAATAAAGTTAAAAATTGAACTCCAAGTAGTCGACCTTTTGCAAGTAAACCTCCCTTTTGTTTTATTGAAAAAAGAAAATCCTTTTTTAACTCCTCTTTAACAATGACAACAGCTTCACCAAATAATAAGCCATTTTTTGTGCCACCAATATAAAAAATATCACAATATTTAGGATAATCTTCAAGATTAAGATCAGATTTTTCAGAAGCTAAAGCTGAGGCAAGTCTTGCTCCATCTAAAAATAAATATAAATCATTTTCTTTACATACTTCACTTATATTTTCTATTTCTTCCTTTGAATAAACAGTTCCAATTTCAGTGGTATTTGAAATATAAACCATTTTTGGCTTAACCATATGATGATCTTCATGTTTTTTTAATTCATTTAAAATTAGATCAGCAGTCAATTTTCCATCAATACCATTAACTTCAATAATTTTATGTCCGGTAGCTTCAATAGCTCCAGTTTCATGTATAGAAATATGCCCAGTTTTACAAGCAATAACAGCTTCATAAGGTTTTAAGATATGAGAAATTACTGTTGTATTAGTTTGAGTTCCCCCCACTAAAAAATAAATATCTGCATTTTGATAATTTATGTTTTCACGAATTAAAATTTTCGCTTCTTCACAGTATTTATCTTCGCCATATCCAATAGTTTGTTCAAAATTTGTTTTATTGAGAGCTTCCAGAACTTCAGGACAAGCTCCTTCACTATAATCATTTTTGAAATTTAGCATTTTTATCCCTCTCATATTTTTATTATTTTAATTAATTGATTCTTTTAATTTTTCTTTTATAATTTCTAATATTTCTTCAGAACTTTTATTTGAACTAAAGCCAGCTGCTTTTATATGACCTCCACCATTGAAAATATTAGCAATTTTATTCACATCAATGTTATGTTTACTTCTCATACTACCTTTAATTTTCCCATCGTTTTCTTCTCTTAAAAATAACGAAACAGAAGCTTCTTGATATGATAAAATTTTCTCAACTATACCTTCAGTATCTTCTTTACGAGCATTATATTTATTCATAGTTTTTTTATCTAAGTAATAATAACTTAATTTTATATCATCAAAAAATTCAAAGTTTGTTAAAGCTTCTCCCATTAGCTTTAATGTTTGAAATGAATTAGCATTTAAAAAATTAGTTACTATATAATTATTATTAACCCCTAATTTTATTAAATTTGTAGCTATTTGCATAGTTTCAAAACTTACATTACTATGAGAAAAATTTCCTGTATCATTAACTAGACCAAGGTATATTGCTTCTCCTGCTTCTTTAGAAAGGGTATAAGCACACTCTTCAATGAAATTATAAATAATTTCTGAAGTAGATGAGCAAGTTGGTATAACACAGTTTATATCTCCATATGATGGATTGCTAATATGATGATCTATATTGATATATTTTTTAGCTTTTATTTTTTCAGAAACTTTTCCAGTTCTTTCTTTATTTGCAGAGTCTAAAAAGATTAATAAATCGGTATTGTAAATTTCATTTTCATTCAATATTTCTATTTGATCAGAACCATATAAAAATTTTGTTGTATATGGGATTGGATCTTGTAAAATAAATCTAATATTTTTATTAGGATATTTATTTTTTAGAGTTAAAAATAAAGCAAGACCAGAGCCAATAGCATCTCCATCAGGATTAATATGAGCAGTTAAAATAATATTCTCATTTTTTTTAATTTCTTTTTTGATTTCCAAAAATTGTTCCATACAATCTCCTTATTTTTGCCCCAATAAACTAGACATATAGTCCATAACCATAACTTCAACCATTGCGGCAGCATTTCTACCAGAAGAAACTTCTAATTTTCTTTTCTTTATTGATTTTCCTAAAATATCTTCACATAGGTGAGTAGATGGAGCAGACATATATGCAGTGTTATCAATAGCTTGCATTTCTATAATCATATCAAGTCTTTTAGAAATTCTTACAGCACTAAGACCATATAATGTTTTTATATCAATTATCCCAAGTCCTCTAATTTCCATATAAAATGGTAGTGTAGCAGGTTTACCTATTATATCTCCTTGAGTATCCCGAGAAAATTTTACCATATCATCTGCAATAAGACGATGACCTCTATGTATAAGTTCAAGAGCAGTTTCACTTTTTCCTATTCCACTTTTTCCAGTTAACAAAACCCCAAAACCGAATAGTTCAACAAAAACTCCATGAACACTTATGCTTTCAGAAAAATATGAATCCAAAAAGTTGTTAAAATTTGCAATTATTTGAGATGCTTTTTTATATGGAGCAACAGCTAATATATGTCCACTTTCTTTAACTAAATCATAAAAATATTTAGGTGGATTAGCATCTTCTGTTAATACAATTAAAGGAATATCATATGTTAAAAATTTCTTTAAATTAATAATTCTTTCATCTTCAGGTAAACTCTCTAAAAATCTAAATTCAATTTTTGAAAAGATTTGAATACCTATATTTTTAACTTCCTCAATTAAATCAAAGAAACCAATTAGAGAAAGAGAAGGTCTATACACATTAGATGAACTAATAAAAGTATTTTCAATTTTATTAATTCCATTTTTAACTTCTAAGTCAAATTCATTTATCAACTTTCTTACTGGTAATCTATTAGTATCCATATTTTTATCTCTCTCTTTCTTTTTTTTATCAATAATTTCTTGAGATTTTGTTAAGAATTCTAAAGGAGTATTAAGTCCCATTCTTCTAAGTCTAAAAGTAAGAGCAGCTGTCTCTATAATAACAGCTAAATTTCTTCCTTTTCTAACAGGAATAACATATTTTTGTATTTTTTCTCCAACAAAATTTTCATATTCAACATCAAGACCAAGTCTATCGTAGAATTTTTTTTCATTCCATTCTTCTAGCTCAATGAGTATATTTATTTTCTTTTCTTTTCTTGTAGATTTTACACCGAAGTGATCAGTAACATCTATTTCTCCACCTTTGATATCTTCTAAGTAAAAATGCCCAATTTCTTCTCTTTTTTTGGCATTATAACCAACCAAATCATTTTCTCCAACACGACGAATGATAATATTTTTATCAGTTATCATTCTGTGTCCTCTTTCAATAAGTTCGATCATAACACCTTTTCTAGCATCGGGATATCCAGAAATTAAAACTCCGACTCCATGGATTTCCATTAAAGAAAAATCATCATATTCTTCTTCTATTGAGAGTGCTTTTGAAAGAAAAAATTTCAATTTTCTTATTGTAACAGAAGCTTTTTCATTACTTATTAGCATGTTTTTATTATACTTTTGAGCATAATAAAAAAATTCTTCTGAAACTATTGCATCTTTAGAAAAAATTAAAGCTGGAAAAGTTAAAGACATATATTGTGATAAAATCTCATCTTTTTTTTCTTTTGAAAAAGTTGCAATAAATCTTGATTCTTTTAAACTACAAACATTTATATATTTATTTAATTCATCACTTTCTTTATCAATAAAACCAACCAATTCATAGCCTATTTGATAAAGATTAGGAATTTCAATTTTTAAATCTAAATTACCTTCATTTAAAATCTCTAAATTTAAAGCCTTTACAATCTCTCTAATAGTTGTATAAGTTTGCATATCTCCTCCTACTATACAAAAGAAATATTAAAGTTATTATAGATTATATGTTCCCTCAATCTCTTTAATTTCATTATTTAACTTTCTTTTTATCTCAGTATCATTTAAATGTTGAATAGTTTCAGTTTTTATTTTAATACTTTTTTCTTCAACATTTTCTTTTATACTATTAGTTTCTTTTTTTATTGGTTTTACAATATTATTTTTTACTTCTTCTTTCTTTTTAGGAATATTTATAACTTCATCTTTAACATTTTCTTTTTTTATAGTTTCTTTTTTAATCGCATCTTTTGTAACTTTTGTTCTTTCATCAACAGCTTTTCTTATAGCCTGTTTAGACTCTTCTAAGCTTTTTTTAGAAATTTCACTTATTTTTTTAGTAGGTTTATTTTCTGCTTTCTCAATTTCTTTATTAGGAGTTTTTTCTACTTTTTTCTCATCTAAAGTTGCTTTTGAGTTATTTTCTATTTTTTTCTTTTCTTCTTTTTCTTTTATTTTTTCTATTTTTTCAAGATTAATTTTATTGTTTTCTGCTTTCACTTCAGTCGAAGGAGTTTCTGTAAAAGAAGTTTTATTATTTTCAATCTTTTTATTTAAATTCTCATTTGTATTAGTACTATCAATATATGGAGTATTAATTTCTTCTTTTCCAGTTGTAACATCAGCTGTATCATTAGGAGCATTTTCTTTTTGAGCAACTAATTCAGCTTCTGCCTGAGCTTCTTCTTCAGCTTTTTCAGCAACTTTTTTTGTAAAAATAGTTTCTTGAACTTCTTTTTTTTCTCCATTAAAAAAATCTTTTTGCCTTTGCTCAATAGAATTATCAATAATAGTATTATTCTCAGAAACAACTTTATTATTTTCTTTGCTTATATTTGAAAATTTTTGATACATAATTCTTACAAAAAATAAAAAAGCAATAAGAGAGATAAAATTTATAAGTTTCAAAAAAATTTTAAATTTACTAACTTTCTTTTTTTTCTTTTTTTTCTTTTTAACAGCTTTTTTTTCAATATTTTCTTTTTTTTCTATTTCTTTACTCATTTAAACCTTCTTTTAATTTTATTAATATATAAAATGAACCACAACATATAGTTAATTTTCTTTTTGAAGATATAGCCATAGAATATGCTTTTATTGGATCTTCTTCGAAAGTAAAATCTCTCTTATTTTCAACAAATTCATACAGTTCTTTAGCTGTAGATGCTCTAGGATTATCTGGGATAGATGTTAAAATTATATTAGATGAAATATCATTTAATTTTTTAAACATTGTAGTTCTATCTTTATCTTTTAAGATTGATACAAGTATACTAACATCATCTTTTTTAAAATGTTGTTTAACTATTTTACAAAGTTCATCAACACCAGCAGCATTATGAGCACCATCAAAAATTACTAAAGGCTCCTTTGAAAAAACTTCAAATCTACATTGCCAAATAACTTTTGATACGGCTTTTTTAATAATTTCTTCAGAAATTTTTAAATATTTAGCGACTTCATAGGCACATAAAAAATTGGTAAATTGGTAGTCTCCAAATAAAGAGTATTCATACTTATTATCCCCTATAGTAATATTTGTTAAAAAATTAGAAAAATCTAAATTATAATAAGCATCTTTATATTTTTCAAGTACATTTACAGATGAGTTAGTTTCTGCATCAATAGCTTTTTTAACATCTGGATTAGAATCAGCATAGATTGTATAAGGACAATTTTTTATTATACCAGCCTTTTCTCTAGCTATTTTATAAATGGTATCTCCTAAGTATTCAGTATGCTCTAAGCTAACATTAGTTATAACTGAAACAATATTATCACATATGTTAGTTGCATCGTATCTTCCACCCATACCAGCTTCTAAAATTACATAGTCAGCTTTTACATCTTTAAAATATTCAAACATCATAGCAGTAGTAACTTCAAAAAAAGTTGCAGGAATATTATATTTATTTATAATTGTTTTAACTTTTTCATAGTATTTAGCAATATCAGAGTTACTAATATATTCGTTGTTGAAAGCTATTCTTTCATTAAAATGTAGTATATGTGGTGAAGTATATTTTCCAACCTTAAATCCAGCTTCTAATAATATTGTTTCTACTGTTGTAGAAGTAGAACCTTTACCATTTGTCCCAGTTATATGAATAACCTTATAGGAATTTTGTGGATTTCCTAAATGTTTGCAAATTTCTTTTATATTGTCAAGACCAAGTCTTATACTAAACATAGAATAAGAGTACAATTCTTCAAGTAAAGCATCGATATTCATTTTGACCTCCAATACGAATTAAGTATATATTTTAAATTTATTTCAAAATAGATAAAATACCCTCAACTATTAATTTAGAATTTTTAGCTGCAATTTTTACAAACTCATCAAATGAAAGCCCAGCTTCATTATCGGCTTTATCGGAAATAGATCTGATAATAATAAAAGGAACATTCATAATTTCACAAACATGAGCAACAGCAGCTCCTTCCATTTCTACACATTCTGCATTAAAAATTTCTCTAAGTTTATTTACTTTTTCAGTGGAAGCAACAAATTCATCTCTACTAATTATTCTTCCAGTATGTATTTTGTTTTTACCAAAAAGTTTTATTGCAACTGATTCTGCTAATGTAAATAGATAAGGATCAGCTTTGAAAATAGAATTTTTCATACCAGGAATATCTCCCAACTTATAATTTCCACCTGCAGTAACATCCATATCAGATTCTATTAAATCAGTTCCAATAACAATATCTGTAACAGAAATATCATTATTAACAGCTCCAGCAACTCCTGTAAAAATTATTTTATCTATATTAAAATTTGAGATTAAAAGTGTTGTTGCAATAGCAGCATTTACTTTCCCAATTCCACTTTGAACAAGAACAACATCTTTTGAATGAAGTTTCCCTTCAAAAAAAGTTAAATTTTTAATTCCAACTTCTTTAATCTCAGTCATAGCTTCTTTTAATTCAATTATTTCTTCGTGCATTGCACCAATTATTCCAATTCTCATAAAAATCCTCCGTCATTTTTTATAATAAATATTATAGCATATTATGGACAAATTTTAGAAAATATATTATTATTATTGTTGTATTATGATAAATAAAGTCTTCTGACAGCCGTATGAGTTCTCCGAGCTCAATAAACACAGGCTCTTCGAACTAATACGGACGTCAGAGACTAAATTTTGCTATTTAATTTTATACTCTTCTACAGAATAAAAAATTAAAATGAAATTTATGAGATAGAATTAAAAAATTAATGGAGGATTAATATGTATTATATTCAATATATTATTGCTAGATTTTTTATATTTTTATTGCTTTTGTTACCAGAAAAAGCTAGATTTAAGTTTGGAGATTTTTTAGGAATGGTCGCTTATAAATTAATTAAAAGTAGGAGATTAACAGCTATTATAAATTTAAAGATGGCCTTTCCAGAAAAAGGAGATGCAGAAATAGAAGAAATAGCAAAAAAATCTTTTAAAATTATGATAAAAGCTTTTTTGTGTTCTTTATGGTTTGATAAATATTTTAAAGATACTTCAAATTATAAAATAATAAATCAAAAATCTGTTTTTGATGCCTATGCAAAGGGACAAGGTGTAATGGCTGCAACAATGCATATGGGAAATATGGAAGCTAGTACTGTTGTAACAGGAGAAAATGAAATAATAACAGTTGCTAAAAAGCAAAGAAATCCGTATATAAATAAATATATTACAGAAACTAGAAGCAAAGTAGTTAAAATGGAAGTTATAGAAAAAGATGAACATACAAGTAAAAAATTAATTTCTAAATTAAAAGAGAGAAAAATATATGCTTTGTTCTCTGACCACAGAGATAAAGGAGCAATAGTTAATTTTTTTGGAAAAGAGACTAAGGCACCAAGTGGAGCAGTTTCAATGGCTTTAAAGTTTGGTATGCCATTATTGCTTGTATATAATGTTTTAAACGATGATAATACTATAACGATATATGTAAGTGATGAAATTCAAATGATAAAAACAGGAAATTTTAAAGAAGATGTACAGTCAAATGTTCAATTGTTGATTAATAAAATGGAAGATATTATAAGACAGAATCCAACACAATGGATGTGGTTCCATGATAGATGGAATAATTTTAGAGAATATAAATCAATGAAAAAGAAAGGTTCTTTTTAAAAAATAGTAATAAATTTAGAATATAATATAAACTTTTAGAGAGTTAAAATTTTTGTAAGCAATTTTTAATTGTAAAAACAAAAATGAAAAAACTCTCTTTTCTAATTTTAGATAAGTTTTATTAATGACAAATTAAAAAAAATATAGTATAATTTAAAAAGTATGACCCCGTAGCTCAGTTGGATAGAGCAACCCCCTCCTAAGGGGTAGGTCGTGCGTTCAATCCGCATCGGGGTCGCCATAATAGCCGATTTTTTGCACTTTGAAGAGTATTAATTCAATTTTATCTTTAAAGATTTTTATATCTTTTACAAAAGTTTCAATAATTTCTGTATCAATATCTTTGTTATTTCTTTCTTTGAAACTATTAAGAATTTCTATGATTTCATCTTCTGTAAGAACTTTATCTTTATTTTCTTCAATAAAATAAAGTTTAGACTTAATTGTATCAATTTCCTCCTTTATCTTTCTACTTTTTATTTTAAATGTTTCTTCAGGAATAAAATCACCTAAGCTTCTATCTAAAAGTTTTAAAGCTTTTTTATTTAGTTTTTCCATTTCTTTTTTATATTTTTCAATTTTTGTTACCACTTCTTTATTTAAAAAAATATAAAATAAAGAGGCTAGAAAGAATATTTTAAATATGCCTAATGAAATGATTGAAGAAACTATAAGAGATTCTAAAACTGAATCTGAAAGCATATTAGCATTAGAGATAGGGCATAGCATAGAAGATATAAAAGAAACTTTAGTTGAAATTAAAAATAAGGGTATTATTGAAATCCCTGAAAAATTAAAGACTACAAGGAAGTAAATATAGATAACTTAGTATATGATGTAAAAACTAAATGGAATGATATTCCAGTACAAAAAAAGAAAAGGTTGAGAGCTTATTTAAGAAGATATTAAAGATTATAGGGGAATAAAGATAAGCAGCCAACTTGTCTGATAAAAATAAAAAAAATTAAAGGAGTGACAAATATGTCGACATTGTATGATTTAACATTAAAAAAAGAAGTTGCAAGAGAATGTGCTTGGGGAGTAATGGGGACTATTAGTAGAATTGAAAATAAAAAAGGAGAAAATGAAGTTTTAAATTTAATAGAAAAAAAAGTTTGGGAAAAAACAATGGATATTCCAAAAATGACTCTTGAAGAAGTTGAAAAATTTGATATAGAAGTAGATTTTTTAATATCTCTTCTTTCAGAATTGGAGGGTAAATAATGGAAATAGAAAAAAATTATACTAATAGTGAACTTGAGTTTGCATTTAAAAAAATTTTAAAGAAATATACTCAAGATTATTTACCGAATGATAATCCAAAAGTATTTTTACTAGGAGGTCAACCAGGTGCTGGAAAAACAGCTTTAGAAAATATGATTAATATAAATAATGAATATATATCAATAAGTGGGGATGATTTTAGAGAATATCACCCTTTATTTAAAGAATTGAATAAGAAATATGGTAAAGAAGCTTCCAAACATACTCAACAATGGGCTGGAGAGATGACAGAAAAACTTATAAAAGAACTAAAAGATAATAAATATAATTTAATCATTGAGGGAACTTTAAGAACTGCTGAACTACCTTTAAAAGAAGCGACTAGATTTAAAAAAGTAGGTTATGAAGTTGAATTGTGTGTTGTAGCTGTTAAACCTGAGAAATCAAGATTAGGGACTTTAGAAAGATATGAGACAATGCTAAAAAGAGGGAAGACTCCTAGAATGACTCCTAAAGAACATCATGATTTAGTTGTTAATAATATTCCTGATAATTTAGATGTCTTATATAAGTCAGGAAAATTTGATAATATTAGATTATTTAATAGAGATAATGAGTGTTTATATAATTTAAAAGAAACTCTTGATATTAGCCCTAAAGAAATTATTAATCAAGAATTTAATAGTGAATGGAAGTTAAATGAGATTGAAGAATACAGAGAAAGATGGAATAATTTAATAGATGGTATGCAAAAAAGAGGCGAAGATAGAGATGAAATTAAATCTCTAAAATTTGAAAGAAACTTTATTATAGATAGAATAAACAATTTTAAAGATATTAAAGAACATTCTAATATTTTTAATTCTGTCCAAAAGAATAAAGATAAAGATTTTGATAGATAAAAATAAACAGGTGTGAAATAAAAAGACTACTAATTGCAATTAGTAGTCTTTTTGATATTTCTTTTTTCATTTTATTACTAGTAGTATTATTTAAATAACTTAAGTATACTATTAATTATTTTAGCAAAAAAATTATTTCTAACAATTTTTTGCTAAATTTTCTATTTCTTCATATCCATCATAGAACTTATAATAAAATTCACACAGAAGTCAATCCTTATTAGTAAGTTAATATATCCAACTTTTTGAGGTCAGTACAAAATTGGTCTCTGATATTCGTATTAGTCCGAAGAGCGTGTGTTCATTGAGCTTATAAAACTCAAACAAATGTTGATGGATTTTATTTGTTATTTTATTTATAGAAGATAAAAATTAGATAAAAATCAAATAAAATACTAGCATATATTGCTAAAATATTATATAATTACAAGATACAAAAGTTTTTTTAAATGTGGAGGGTAAAGTGAAATATTCAGATAGAGTAGAAAAAATGAAATATTCAGCTGTAAGGAAATTGGTTCCTTTAGCAACAGAAGCTGAAAAAAAAGGAGTAAAAGTCTATC harbors:
- the hprK gene encoding HPr(Ser) kinase/phosphatase, with protein sequence MQTYTTIREIVKALNLEILNEGNLDLKIEIPNLYQIGYELVGFIDKESDELNKYINVCSLKESRFIATFSKEKKDEILSQYMSLTFPALIFSKDAIVSEEFFYYAQKYNKNMLISNEKASVTIRKLKFFLSKALSIEEEYDDFSLMEIHGVGVLISGYPDARKGVMIELIERGHRMITDKNIIIRRVGENDLVGYNAKKREEIGHFYLEDIKGGEIDVTDHFGVKSTRKEKKINILIELEEWNEKKFYDRLGLDVEYENFVGEKIQKYVIPVRKGRNLAVIIETAALTFRLRRMGLNTPLEFLTKSQEIIDKKKKERDKNMDTNRLPVRKLINEFDLEVKNGINKIENTFISSSNVYRPSLSLIGFFDLIEEVKNIGIQIFSKIEFRFLESLPEDERIINLKKFLTYDIPLIVLTEDANPPKYFYDLVKESGHILAVAPYKKASQIIANFNNFLDSYFSESISVHGVFVELFGFGVLLTGKSGIGKSETALELIHRGHRLIADDMVKFSRDTQGDIIGKPATLPFYMEIRGLGIIDIKTLYGLSAVRISKRLDMIIEMQAIDNTAYMSAPSTHLCEDILGKSIKKRKLEVSSGRNAAAMVEVMVMDYMSSLLGQK
- a CDS encoding bifunctional folylpolyglutamate synthase/dihydrofolate synthase, producing the protein MNIDALLEELYSYSMFSIRLGLDNIKEICKHLGNPQNSYKVIHITGTNGKGSTSTTVETILLEAGFKVGKYTSPHILHFNERIAFNNEYISNSDIAKYYEKVKTIINKYNIPATFFEVTTAMMFEYFKDVKADYVILEAGMGGRYDATNICDNIVSVITNVSLEHTEYLGDTIYKIAREKAGIIKNCPYTIYADSNPDVKKAIDAETNSSVNVLEKYKDAYYNLDFSNFLTNITIGDNKYEYSLFGDYQFTNFLCAYEVAKYLKISEEIIKKAVSKVIWQCRFEVFSKEPLVIFDGAHNAAGVDELCKIVKQHFKKDDVSILVSILKDKDRTTMFKKLNDISSNIILTSIPDNPRASTAKELYEFVENKRDFTFEEDPIKAYSMAISSKRKLTICCGSFYILIKLKEGLNE
- a CDS encoding 5'-methylthioadenosine/adenosylhomocysteine nucleosidase — protein: MRIGIIGAMHEEIIELKEAMTEIKEVGIKNLTFFEGKLHSKDVVLVQSGIGKVNAAIATTLLISNFNIDKIIFTGVAGAVNNDISVTDIVIGTDLIESDMDVTAGGNYKLGDIPGMKNSIFKADPYLFTLAESVAIKLFGKNKIHTGRIISRDEFVASTEKVNKLREIFNAECVEMEGAAVAHVCEIMNVPFIIIRSISDKADNEAGLSFDEFVKIAAKNSKLIVEGILSILK
- a CDS encoding lysophospholipid acyltransferase family protein; translated protein: MYYIQYIIARFFIFLLLLLPEKARFKFGDFLGMVAYKLIKSRRLTAIINLKMAFPEKGDAEIEEIAKKSFKIMIKAFLCSLWFDKYFKDTSNYKIINQKSVFDAYAKGQGVMAATMHMGNMEASTVVTGENEIITVAKKQRNPYINKYITETRSKVVKMEVIEKDEHTSKKLISKLKERKIYALFSDHRDKGAIVNFFGKETKAPSGAVSMALKFGMPLLLVYNVLNDDNTITIYVSDEIQMIKTGNFKEDVQSNVQLLINKMEDIIRQNPTQWMWFHDRWNNFREYKSMKKKGSF
- a CDS encoding zeta toxin family protein, with the protein product MEKNYTNSELEFAFKKILKKYTQDYLPNDNPKVFLLGGQPGAGKTALENMININNEYISISGDDFREYHPLFKELNKKYGKEASKHTQQWAGEMTEKLIKELKDNKYNLIIEGTLRTAELPLKEATRFKKVGYEVELCVVAVKPEKSRLGTLERYETMLKRGKTPRMTPKEHHDLVVNNIPDNLDVLYKSGKFDNIRLFNRDNECLYNLKETLDISPKEIINQEFNSEWKLNEIEEYRERWNNLIDGMQKRGEDRDEIKSLKFERNFIIDRINNFKDIKEHSNIFNSVQKNKDKDFDR